A genomic region of Fusarium falciforme chromosome 4, complete sequence contains the following coding sequences:
- a CDS encoding MFS domain-containing protein: MEPLRSLERQDSEKSEARREHLRVNAAVQNVTDTMIAVTESFRHHYQQQYGGYAPPAPAPTYTHSRSSSNTSESTERLLDVDPIRHMSVSDMSPSSISPYQTSPVPNVLVPGRSPDAESDSLLETDMYTEMTQTTGPAPEDLIRLATPNLPARLDTPHTPPPRFSIPVNLSERQPHTSPPQLATDFSVNHGGLVNAARRFEAFRSTTQHHQYMALRPDVGTETQPLGTTTLIRAGTDVESPVSKSGVRRKPLTRGAKPIEFNYATNETLFVAVICMAQVLAFAGLAQTLVPARRISESFSESERTTGHLAWYSAAYALGFGATTLLGNRLGSVCGQRQTFILGYLWFALWSLLAGLSVYVQRNGDSGTVYFCVCRGMQGIGPALITPNGQAMLQRAYPPGPRKTLAMGLFDAAVPLGLVLGSVMTGLFAGFGSWSWAFYSLAAVCLALGVSSGLLIPSKRVLVHDFEGNLWKRLDILGLVFGVAALVLFCVGWNQAPIVTFESPEPYILIFAGLILIPLFTFFETQASHPLVPVKSMHIPSCFTLGFVAASWAAFGVWIWYFTQFMEVLGGWTPLLVGAGLVPVLVVGVVVGFMCCPFVNHDLTAHLAMAVAAVFTLIGSALMATASEKQSYWVNPFISTIFMGAGIVLVLPASVTGLTRSVPQGQPGLASSLSTTWAAFSFAGTEMRSILVWG, translated from the exons ATGGAGCCTCTCAGGAGTCTGGAGAGGCAGGACTCGGAGAAGTCAGAGGCTCGCCGCGAGCACCTCCGCGTCAATGCCGCTGTTCAGAATGTCACTGACACAATGATCGCCGTGACCGAGTCCTTTCGTCACCACTACCAACAGCAGTATGGTGGCTACGCTCCCCCGGCCCCGGCGCCGACTTACACACACTCTCGAAGCTCGTCCAACACCAGCGAATCAACCGAGCGCCTGCTAGATGTAGATCCCATAAGGCACATGAGCGTGTCTGACATGTCCCCGTCTTCGATATCTCCCTATCAAACCAGCCCTGTGCCCAACGTGCTTGTCCCAGGACGTTCACCAGACGCCGAGTCGGATTCTCTCCTCGAGACAGACATGTACACGGAGATGACACAAACCACAGGGCCAGCTCCCGAAGACTTGATTCGCCTTGCAACACCGAATCTACCTGCTCGGCTGGATACACCTCAcacgcctcctcctcgcttcaGTATCCCAGTTAACCTCTCAGAACGCCAACCTCACACCTCCCCACCTCAGCTTGCAACGGACTTTTCAGTCAACCATGGAGGACTTGTCAACGCTGCTAGACGCTTCGAGGCGTTTAGATCGACTACTCAGCACCATCAATACATGGCTCTTAGACCCGATGTCGGTACCGAAACGCAACCTCTCGGCACAACCACCCTCATCCGCGCAGGCACCGATGTCGAATCTCCAGTATCCAAAAGCGGCGTACGGAGGAAACCCCTGACCCGAGGTGCCAAGCCGATCGAGTTCAACTACGCCACCAACGAAACTCTCTTTGTTGCCGTCATCTGCATGGCCCAGGTGCTGGCGTTTGCTGGCCTTGCTCAGACCTTGGTGCCTGCTCGAAGAATTAGCGAGTCCTTTTCAGAGTCGGAGCGTACTACAGGACACCTCGCGTGGTACTCGGCAGCATATGCCCTTGGCTTTGGGGCAACGACTCTTCTCGGTAATCGGCTCGGAAGTGTTTGTGGTCAGAGGCAGACATTTATCCTGGGCTATCTCTGGTTCGCCCTGTGGAGTCTCCTTGCTGGACTGAGTGTATACGTTCAAAGGAACGGCGATTCGGGGACCGTCTATTTTTGTGTCTGCCGTGGTATGCAAGGAATTGGTCCAGCATTGATCACTCCCAACGGTCAGGCCATGCTCCAGCGTGCTTATCCGCCTGGTCCTCGAAAGACGCTCGCCATGGGCTTGTTCGACGCTGCTGTACCTTTGGGCTTGGTTCTTGGTTCAGTCATGACAGGACTCTTTGCCGGGTTTGGGTCTTGGTCCTGGGCGTTCTACTCACTGGCAGCGGTGTGTCTAGCGCTGGGAGTTTCCAGTGGTCTCCTTATTCCGTCCAAGAGGGTTTTGGTTCACGACTTTGAGGGCAACCTCTGGAAACGACTCGACATTCTAGGTCTGGTGTTTGGCGTTGCTGCCCTGGTTCTTTTCTGTGTTGGTTGGAACCAGGCGCCTATTGTAACATTTGAAAGCCCGGAGCCATATATCCTCATCTTTGCtggcctcatcctcatcccgcTTTTCACCTTTTTCGAAACACAGGCGAGTCATCCTCTGGTTCCCGTCAAATCGATGCACATACCGTCATGCTTCACTCTTGGCTTTGTGGCGGCGAGCTGGGCAGCCTTTGGAGTTTGGATTTGGTATTTCACCCAATTCATGGAAGTCCTGGGTGGCTGGACACCTCTACTTGTGGGAGCGGGGCTGGTTCCCGTGCTTGTTGTCGGAGTCGTCGTTGGGTTCATGTGTTGCCCCTTTGTGAACCACGACTTGACGGCTCACCTGGCCATGGCGGTGGCGGCAGTTTTCACGCTGATTGGCTCTGCCCTGATGGCTACGGCTTCAGAGAAACAGTCTTACTGGGTCAATCCCTTCATAAGCACCATCTTTATGGGCGCGGGGATTGTCCTGGTGCTCCCCGCCTCTGTTACTGGCCTGACTCGGAGTGTTCCGCAAGGACAACCCGGACTCGCAAGTAGTCTCAGTACGACGTGGGCAGCATTCAGCTTTGCT GGTACAGAGATGCGCAGTATCTTGGTTTGGGGATGA
- a CDS encoding CDP-diacylglycerol--serine O-phosphatidyltransferase, translating to MSRRSSTMASNSNGNIPKDSPSSNPAMDKQKMLLSADVGHFSLVRAMHLADLITLLNGGCGVMSIFTSLRYCLGDPSVHDNIWLALAFLPFGLFFDFLDGKVARWRKKSSLMGQELDSLADLISFGVAPAMVAFTLGFRTVADTVGLTFFVLCGLTRLARFNVTVAVLPKDASGKSQYFEGTPIPTSLGMDAIMAYWLSQGWIHDNLPFGTWFQGSALEFHPAVILFMIHGCLMTSKTIRIPKP from the exons ATGTCTAGGCGGAGCAGCACGATGGCGTCGAACTCGAACGGAAACATCCCCAAGGACAGCCCGTCCTCCAACCCAG CAATGGACAAGCAAAAGATGCTTCTGTCTGCCGATGTTGGACACTTTTCCCTCGTGCGCGCCATGCACCTTGCCGACTTGATCACCCTCCTGAACG GTGGTTGCGGTGTCATGTCCATCTTCACGTCGCTACGATACTGCCTCGGCGATCCCAGCGTACACGACAACATTTGGCTTGCGCTCGCCTTCCTCCCGTTCGGCCTGTTCTTCGACTTTCTCGATGGAAAGGTGGCTcgttggaggaagaagagcagctTGATGGGCCAGGAGCTGGACTCTCTCGCTGACTTG ATCTCCTTCGGTGTCGCCCCAGCTATGGTGGCCTTTACTCTTGGCTTCCGCACCGTTGCCGACACGGTCGGCCTCACCTTTTTCGTTCTGTGCGGTCTCACTCGCCTCGCGCGCTTCAACGTGACCGTGGCTGTCCTGCCCAAGGACGCTTCTGGCAAGAGCCAGTACTTTGAGGGAACCCCGATCCCTACCTCGCTTGGCATGGATGCCATCATGGCGTACTGGCTCTCGCAGGGCTGGATCCACGACAACCTGCCTTTTGGCACCTGGTTCCAGGGCTCTGCTCTTGAGTTCCATCCCGCCGTCATCCTGTTCATGATCCATGGCTGCCTCATGACCAGCAAGACGATCCGCATACCCAAGCCCTAA
- a CDS encoding Jacalin-type lectin domain-containing protein → MAPSFLSSLRRRSRASFRTDRSTDTSSDGAGSQGTSPSSGSLTPPSLDHQSDPALHLQVKDQQQQQQVQRRKSQITQSQSMQIVPPRPPLSAHSNRGSVSGMSGLGAPVNGKQNLPVSPYAPRLTNIAENAWVYQKVLLVYGTIGDPAHHALDGTLNVCRLDDNFPAISWPVCSSHFKALVYLQPGANKLRFEFSSPKLANSNSSNPIHASYLTVHMLPTTNSPPLQLAIVLAKDSPGTFDASPARAEREGNGLETAVKKFRMAAYLWQAFTSEQMWRNKLGRRAFRFDEEWMTGTANYRDRENGVMRSEARVHIIRCDKTVAELRDLNKAQQNEKATQKDALFGIASEAVKKHFNPLPGQKLYVSALLLDAHWDKGAKTVTGHAALGGGDGDLQLAIFGSHCLQSYPTSFEEVVPAFTDCTPTDTNYVANDCNEAGSSWEAANIGIGAHLHETGHLFGCPHQESGVMLRDYVVLNRTFVAREAYCTRTKSKGGLAMQTDECGWHRLDCLRFRAHPAFRLPNDAPMNPDGSVQAFPVENGNVLVMAATGIYFVEIFAEGDDVCHSWIEYPTDQGAPSRQVTLSEQELRARMPENKRKGRFRISIKSYGGGSLDIDDFKAFASKESSVKLSNGKTAFRSKKLGSSKMDGSQPAEVIFTSAVKQDRILSRVIVYHGMALDGLEFVYDDESTQVFGKKGGKKGGDVFEFDVRRGEYISGFVVRSGFWIDGIQILTSLGRKSPVYGNANGGDSHTLIPPRGYTICGVSGSCGQWLDGFSVLITR, encoded by the exons ATGGCTCCGTCTTTCCTCAGCAGTCTACGCCGCCGCTCGAGGGCCAGTTTCCGCACCGATCGTTCTACAGATACGTCAAGCGATGGCGCTGGAAGCCAGGGAACGTCACCTTCGAGCGGTTCCCTTACGCCGCCCTCTCTCGACCACCAGTCAGATCCCGCTCTGCACCTGCAAGTCAAAgatcagcagcaacagcaacaggtCCAGCGCCGAAAGTCCCAGATCACCCAGAGCCAAAGCATGCAAATTGTCCCACCGCGACCTCCCCTGTCAGCACACTCGAACCGCGGCAGCGTCTCGGGCATGTCCGGACTCGGTGCGCCTGTCAACGGAAAACAGAACTTGCCAGTGTCGCCGTATGCTCCGAGGTTGACCAACATTGCTGAAAACGCATGG GTTTACCAAAAAGTTCTTCTAGTATACGGCACGATTGGCGATCCTGCCCATCATGCGCTCGACGGAACCCTCAATGTCTGCCGCCTCGACGACAATTTCCCCGCGATCAGCTGGCCCGTCTGCAGCTCACATTTCAAGGCTTTGGTCTACCTTCAACCAGGCGCAAACAAACTACGATTCGAGTTCTCAAGTCCCAAGCTCGCAAACAGCAACAGCTCCAATCCGATTCACGCCTCCTACTTGACCGTCCACATGCTCCCGACAACCAACTCTCCGCCATTGCAACTTGCCATCGTGCTCGCCAAGGACTCCCCAGGAACCTTTGACGCTTCGCCCGCGCGCGCTGAGAGGGAAGGGAATGGGTTGGAGACCGCTGTCAAGAAGTTCAGGATGGCAGCCTACCTGTGGCAGGCATTCACGTCGGAGCAGATGTGGCGGAATAAGCTTGGGCGACGAGCTTTCCGGTTCGATGAAGAGTGGATGACAGGCACCGCCAACTATCGAGACCGAGAGAATGGTGTTATGCGATCCGAGGCGAGAGTCCATATTATCCGATGCGACAAGACTGTTGCCGAGCTCCGAGATCTCAACAAGGCCCAGCAGAACGAAAAGGCTACCCAGAAGGATGCGCTGTTTGGAATCGCCTCGGAGGCTGTAAAGAAGCACTTCAACCCTCTCCCCGGCCAAAAGCTCTATGTTTCGGCTCTACTTTTGGACGCACACTGGGACAAGGGCGCAAAGACCGTGACGGGTCATGCCGCCCTTGGAGGCGGAGATGGCGATCTACAACTGGCAATTTTTGGGTCTCACTGTCTGCAGAGCTATCCCACGAGTTTCGAGGAGGTTGTTCCAGCCTTCACTGACTGCACACCCACCGACACCAACTATGTGGCCAACGACTGCAACGAGGCCGGCAGCTCCTGGGAGGCTGCCAACATTGGAATCGGTGCGCATCTCCATGAGACGGGTCACCTCTTTGGGTGCCCCCACCAAGAGAGTGGTGTCATGTTGCGAGATTACGTTGTTCTCAACCGCACCTTTGTTGCCCGCGAAGCGTACTGTACCAGAACCAAGTCCAAGGGGGGCCTGGCAATGCAAACTGATGAGTGTGGGTGGCACCGCCTCGATTGCCTGCGCTTCCGGGCTCATCCAGCTTTCCGTCTTCCGAATGATGCCCCGATGAACCCCGATGGCAGCGTCCAGGCCTTCCCGGTCGAAAATGGCAACGTCCTTGTCATGGCGGCTACCGGCATCTACTTTGTAGAGATCTTTGCTGAAGGCGACGACGTGTGCCACTCCTGGATTGAGTATCCGACCGACCAAGGAGCACCTTCGCGACAGGTGACACTGAGCGAACAGGAGCTTCGTGCCAGAATGCCCGAGAATAAGAGAAAGGGTCGCTTCAGAATCTCGATCAAATCGTACGGAGGCGGATCGTTGGATATTGATGACTTTAAGGCGTTTGCGTCAAAAGAATCGTCCGTCAAGCTGTCGAATGGAAAGACTGCATTCCGAAGCAAGAAGCTCGGATCCTCAAAGATGGATGGGAGTCAGCCTGCGGAGGTCATCTTCACCAGCGCTGTGAAGCAGGATCGTATCCTTTCGCGGGTGATTGTCTACCACGGAATGGCGCTAGATGGGTTGGAGTTTGTCTATGATGATGAGTCGACTCAGGTGTTTGGTAAGAAGGGTGGTAAGAAGGGAGGCGATGTTTTTGAATTCG ATGTCCGCCGTGGCGAGTACATTAGCGGTTTCGTCGTGCGGTCCGGCTTCTGGATTGACGGCATCCAAATTCTGACAAGCCTGGGTCGGAAGTCGCCCGTGTATGGCAATGCAAATGGCGGAGATTC ACACACTTTGATACCCCCCCGAGGATACACCATCTGCGGCGTTTCAGGCTCATGTGGCCAGTGGCTTGATGGTTTCTCAGTTCTTATCACACGATGA